The following are encoded together in the Bubalus kerabau isolate K-KA32 ecotype Philippines breed swamp buffalo chromosome 3, PCC_UOA_SB_1v2, whole genome shotgun sequence genome:
- the SLC19A3 gene encoding thiamine transporter 2 isoform X2, producing the protein MSCFQTSESQSWIYPTVILCLFGFFSMMRPSEPFLMVYLSGPDKNLTSAELTNEIFPVWTYSYLALLLPVFILTDYVRYKPVIILQGISFIICWLLLLFGQGVRTMQVLEFFYGMVTATEVAYYAYIYSVVSPEHYQKVSGYCRSVTLVAYTAASVLAQLLVSLAGLSYFYLNVISLASVSVAFLFSLFLPMPKKSMFFHATPSQEALPKPPGTDAVSEEPQKDHKPVGKEVFTDSGNPDDGQVTNPKPGNVALRVFVQWVQDLKQCYSSKHLFYWSLWWAFSTAGYNQVLNYVQVLWDYKAPSQSSVYNGAVEAIATFGGALAAFAVGYVKVNWDLLGELALAIFSVVSAGSLFLMHYTTNIWACYTGYLIFKTVYMLLITIAVTIQNPKPFTFIPRKNCKYHIFASLSKGFCNKTSKFI; encoded by the exons ATGAGTTGTTTCCAGACTTCAGAGAGTCAGTCTTGGATTTATCCCACTGTGATCCTCTGCCTGTTTGGATTTTTCTCCATGATGAGACCCTCAGAACCCTTCCTTATGGTGTATTTATCTGGACCAGATAAAAACCTGACCAGTGCAGAG CTCACAAATGAGATCTTCCCCGTGTGGACCTACTCTTACCTGGCGCTACTGCTTCCAGTCTTTATCCTCACGGATTATGTCCGCTACAAGCCAGTcatcatcctccaggggatcagctTCATCATTTGCTGGCTGCTGCTCTTGTTTGGCCAAGGAGTCAGGACCATGCAGGTGCTGGAATTCTTCTATGGGATGGTCACCGCCACCGAGGTGGCCTACTATGCCTACATTTACAGCGTGGTCAGCCCGGAGCACTACCAGAAGGTGAGCGGCTACTGCAGGAGTGTCACGCTGGTGGCCTACACGGCGGCCTCCGTGCTGGCCCAGCTCTTGGTATCCCTGGCCGGCCTGTCCTACTTTTACCTCAACGTCATATCCTTGGCCTCTGTCTCCGTGGCCTTCCTCTTCTCACTTTTCCTACCCATGCCTAAGAAGAGCATGTTTTTTCATGCAACACCCAGCCAAGAAGCCCTTCCAAAGCCACCAGGAACGGACGCTGTCTCAGAGGAACCTCAAAAGGATCACAAACCAGTGGGAAAAGAAGTGTTCACTGATTCAGGGAACCCAGATGATGGCCAGGTGACCAACCCAAAGCCAGGAAATGTAGCTCTGAGAGTTTTTGTGCAGTGGGTACAAGATTTGAAGCAGTGTTACTCCTCAAAACATCTTTTTTACTGGTCCCTATGGTGGGCTTTTTCCACAGCAGGTTATAACCAGGTTTTGAACTATGTCCAAGTCCTGTGGGATTACAAAGCACCATCCCAGAGTTCAGTATATAATGGAGCAGTAGAAGCTATTGCAACCTTTGGAG GGGCTCTGGCTGCCTTTGCGGTGGGTTACGTGAAAGTCAACTGGGATCTTCTGGGAGAGTTGGCTCTGGCCATCTTCTCAGTTGTCAGTGCAGGCTCTCTGTTTCTCATGCATTACACGACCAACATATGGGCGTGCTACACTGGCTATTTGATATTCAAGACTGTCTACATGCTCCTTATCACCATAGCAGT gaCTATTCAGAACCCAAAGCCTTTTACCTTCATTCCAAGGAAGAActgcaaatatcatatatttgccAGCCTTTCAAAAGGGTTTTGTAATAAGACTtcaaaatttatataa
- the SLC19A3 gene encoding thiamine transporter 2 isoform X1: MSCFQTSESQSWIYPTVILCLFGFFSMMRPSEPFLMVYLSGPDKNLTSAELTNEIFPVWTYSYLALLLPVFILTDYVRYKPVIILQGISFIICWLLLLFGQGVRTMQVLEFFYGMVTATEVAYYAYIYSVVSPEHYQKVSGYCRSVTLVAYTAASVLAQLLVSLAGLSYFYLNVISLASVSVAFLFSLFLPMPKKSMFFHATPSQEALPKPPGTDAVSEEPQKDHKPVGKEVFTDSGNPDDGQVTNPKPGNVALRVFVQWVQDLKQCYSSKHLFYWSLWWAFSTAGYNQVLNYVQVLWDYKAPSQSSVYNGAVEAIATFGGALAAFAVGYVKVNWDLLGELALAIFSVVSAGSLFLMHYTTNIWACYTGYLIFKTVYMLLITIAVFQIAVNLSVERYALVFGINTFIALVIQTIVTVIVVDQGGLGLPISIQFLVYGSYFAAIAGIFLMRSIYIIYSAACRKRVQNSAVTSQNHYRPHPEEPKNV, encoded by the exons ATGAGTTGTTTCCAGACTTCAGAGAGTCAGTCTTGGATTTATCCCACTGTGATCCTCTGCCTGTTTGGATTTTTCTCCATGATGAGACCCTCAGAACCCTTCCTTATGGTGTATTTATCTGGACCAGATAAAAACCTGACCAGTGCAGAG CTCACAAATGAGATCTTCCCCGTGTGGACCTACTCTTACCTGGCGCTACTGCTTCCAGTCTTTATCCTCACGGATTATGTCCGCTACAAGCCAGTcatcatcctccaggggatcagctTCATCATTTGCTGGCTGCTGCTCTTGTTTGGCCAAGGAGTCAGGACCATGCAGGTGCTGGAATTCTTCTATGGGATGGTCACCGCCACCGAGGTGGCCTACTATGCCTACATTTACAGCGTGGTCAGCCCGGAGCACTACCAGAAGGTGAGCGGCTACTGCAGGAGTGTCACGCTGGTGGCCTACACGGCGGCCTCCGTGCTGGCCCAGCTCTTGGTATCCCTGGCCGGCCTGTCCTACTTTTACCTCAACGTCATATCCTTGGCCTCTGTCTCCGTGGCCTTCCTCTTCTCACTTTTCCTACCCATGCCTAAGAAGAGCATGTTTTTTCATGCAACACCCAGCCAAGAAGCCCTTCCAAAGCCACCAGGAACGGACGCTGTCTCAGAGGAACCTCAAAAGGATCACAAACCAGTGGGAAAAGAAGTGTTCACTGATTCAGGGAACCCAGATGATGGCCAGGTGACCAACCCAAAGCCAGGAAATGTAGCTCTGAGAGTTTTTGTGCAGTGGGTACAAGATTTGAAGCAGTGTTACTCCTCAAAACATCTTTTTTACTGGTCCCTATGGTGGGCTTTTTCCACAGCAGGTTATAACCAGGTTTTGAACTATGTCCAAGTCCTGTGGGATTACAAAGCACCATCCCAGAGTTCAGTATATAATGGAGCAGTAGAAGCTATTGCAACCTTTGGAG GGGCTCTGGCTGCCTTTGCGGTGGGTTACGTGAAAGTCAACTGGGATCTTCTGGGAGAGTTGGCTCTGGCCATCTTCTCAGTTGTCAGTGCAGGCTCTCTGTTTCTCATGCATTACACGACCAACATATGGGCGTGCTACACTGGCTATTTGATATTCAAGACTGTCTACATGCTCCTTATCACCATAGCAGT GTTTCAGATCGCTGTTAATCTGAGTGTGGAACGCTATGCCCTGGTGTTTGGAATCAACACCTTCATTGCCCTGGTGATTCAGACCATTGTAACTGTAATCGTAGTAGATCAGGGAGGACTGGGGCTTCCAATAAGCATTCAG tttttaGTTTATGGAAGTTACTTTGCAGCCATTGCTGGCATTTTCCTAATGAGAAGCATATACATTATCTACTCAGCCGCATGCCGAAAGAGAGTACAGAACTCTGCTGTTACAAGTCAGAATCACTATAGGCCACACCCAGAGGAACCAAAGAATGTCTAA